A DNA window from Comamonas fluminis contains the following coding sequences:
- a CDS encoding LeoA/HP0731 family dynamin-like GTPase, translated as MTSAIQSFEQQKQQALGILSSLSAFVQEGSKLGIHIHPDLVEKLQKSVQSASEEKLKVALIGGFSEGKTSIAAAWLEELDRRSMNISQAESSNEVQIYEYKDQLQIIDTPGLFGFKEKTNATSQEIERYKDITKHYVSEAHLVLYVMNSANPVKESHTDDLKWLFRTLNLLPRTVFVLSRFDEVADVSEDADYQDKFSVKKSSVLKRLNDVLALTPQEQSDLSIVAVSANPFDMGVEHWLSNLAEFRNLSRIGLLQRATQQKIKRNGGLLALAHETQKSIISDVITQQLPAAKEAYALLADEAQRLTEIKQSQGLELQKAHANIGNAQVRLRGRLLRYFEDLQLQTRNVGISTFNDFMHREVGNEGCLVQQRIQEIFSDEIGGINTDLYRIQMNVNNELMHYDDVLNAMSKKGVQFLSKPGVITNGSVLAVRDGINTATKLVGLDISKYLKFKPWGATKLANGLGSALAVVGIALEAWDSYKEQERQAQFAETIRSMISNFQMQSKEVIQLIDAPEFADRFFPAFATLKQQLSAIDDEMNTLQERQVRFKKWYGTGTAIDAEFREINSTSGSYQEAWEEVPDIVLDTTPIIETVAQKSATASHQSAQVPAKTSLWSKLFS; from the coding sequence ATGACCAGCGCAATTCAATCGTTTGAGCAGCAGAAGCAGCAAGCACTCGGTATTCTGTCCAGCCTATCTGCTTTCGTTCAGGAAGGCAGCAAACTGGGGATTCATATCCACCCAGATCTGGTAGAGAAGCTCCAAAAATCGGTTCAGAGTGCCAGTGAAGAGAAGCTCAAGGTTGCCTTGATAGGGGGCTTCTCCGAAGGCAAGACATCAATCGCTGCAGCTTGGTTGGAAGAGCTTGACCGGCGTAGCATGAATATTAGCCAAGCAGAATCCTCCAACGAGGTCCAGATTTACGAATACAAGGATCAACTGCAGATCATCGACACGCCCGGTCTATTTGGTTTCAAGGAAAAGACCAACGCAACCAGCCAGGAAATTGAGAGATATAAGGACATCACCAAGCACTATGTGAGCGAGGCTCATCTTGTGCTTTATGTGATGAACTCGGCCAACCCGGTCAAGGAGAGTCACACAGACGATCTGAAATGGTTGTTCCGCACACTTAATCTGTTGCCTCGTACGGTGTTCGTGCTTAGCCGTTTCGACGAGGTCGCAGACGTATCGGAAGACGCAGACTATCAGGATAAATTCTCAGTCAAAAAGAGTTCTGTCCTGAAGCGCCTCAACGACGTGCTTGCACTAACGCCACAGGAACAGAGCGATCTTTCCATCGTCGCGGTTTCTGCCAATCCCTTTGATATGGGCGTGGAACACTGGCTGAGTAATCTTGCTGAATTTCGTAACCTCTCACGCATAGGTCTTCTGCAACGCGCGACTCAGCAGAAAATTAAGCGCAATGGTGGACTGCTCGCCCTTGCGCACGAAACCCAAAAGTCCATCATCTCAGACGTTATCACCCAACAATTGCCTGCAGCCAAAGAGGCCTATGCATTGCTGGCTGATGAAGCGCAACGCCTCACGGAGATCAAGCAAAGCCAAGGACTAGAGTTACAGAAGGCTCATGCCAATATTGGAAATGCGCAGGTGCGCTTGCGCGGTCGTCTTTTGCGCTACTTCGAGGATTTACAACTGCAGACGCGCAACGTCGGCATCTCCACTTTCAACGACTTCATGCACAGGGAAGTTGGTAACGAGGGTTGCTTAGTTCAGCAACGTATTCAGGAAATCTTCAGCGACGAAATTGGCGGCATCAATACCGATCTGTACCGGATTCAGATGAACGTCAACAACGAGTTGATGCACTATGACGATGTCCTGAATGCGATGAGCAAGAAAGGAGTTCAATTCCTGTCTAAGCCAGGCGTGATCACCAATGGCAGCGTGCTCGCGGTACGTGACGGCATCAATACAGCGACCAAATTGGTCGGCCTTGACATCAGCAAGTACCTCAAGTTCAAACCCTGGGGAGCCACCAAATTGGCAAATGGTCTCGGTAGCGCACTGGCAGTGGTAGGTATCGCGCTGGAGGCGTGGGACAGCTACAAGGAGCAGGAGCGCCAGGCTCAATTCGCCGAGACCATCAGAAGCATGATCTCTAACTTCCAGATGCAGTCTAAGGAGGTTATTCAACTGATCGACGCACCAGAATTTGCAGACCGCTTCTTCCCGGCTTTTGCGACTCTCAAACAGCAGCTTTCTGCAATTGATGATGAGATGAACACGTTGCAAGAACGTCAGGTGCGCTTCAAGAAGTGGTACGGCACCGGCACAGCCATCGACGCAGAGTTTCGCGAAATCAACAGTACCAGCGGCAGTTACCAGGAAGCTTGGGAAGAAGTGCCCGATATCGTGCTTGATACCACGCCCATTATCGAGACGGTTGCGCAGAAATCCGCTACGGCCTCACATCAGTCTGCACAGGTACCAGCAAAAACCTCGCTTTGGTCAAAACTATTCTCGTGA